One part of the Vitis riparia cultivar Riparia Gloire de Montpellier isolate 1030 chromosome 6, EGFV_Vit.rip_1.0, whole genome shotgun sequence genome encodes these proteins:
- the LOC117916793 gene encoding mitogen-activated protein kinase homolog NTF6: MENESTAVEVKGVPSYAGKYVQYNVLGNLFEVSAKYVPPIQPVGRGAYGIVCCATNSETNKEVAIKKIGNAFDNRIDAKRTLREIKLLCHMDHENIVKIKDIIRPPDKEKFNDVYIVYELMDTDLHQIIRSSQALTDDHCQYFLYQLLRGLKYIHSANVLHRDLKPSNLLLNADCDLKICDFGLARTTSETDFMTEYVVTRWYRAPELLLNCSEYTAAIDIWSVGCILMEILRREPLFPGKDYVQQLVLITELLGSPEDSDLGFLRSDNARKYVKQLPCVPKQPFSEKFPNISPIAMDLVEKMLVFDPSKRITVEEALNHPFLLPLHEINEEPICPSPFIFDFEQSSLSEDDIKELIWNESLNFNPDEMLE; this comes from the exons ATGGAGAACGAGTCCACGGCTGTGGAAGTGAAGGGGGTTCCATCCTACGCTGGGAAATACGTCCAGTACAACGTGCTCGGTAACCTCTTCGAGGTCTCGGCTAAGTACGTTCCGCCGATTCAGCCGGTTGGCCGTGGCGCCTATGGAATCGTTTG CTGTGCGACGAATTCCGAGACAAATAAGGAAGTCGCAATCAAGAAGATTGGGAATGCATTTGACAACAGGATTGATGCTAAAAGGACACTCCGGGAGATCAAACTCCTTTGCCATATGGATCATGAAAAT ATTGTCAAAATTAAGGACATCATAAGGCCACCTGACAAGGAAAAGTTCAATGATGTGTATATTGTTTATGAATTAATGGATACTGATCTACATCAGATAATACGCTCTTCCCAGGCACTAACAGATGATCATTGTCAG TATTTCCTGTATCAATTATTGCGAGGGCTGAAGTATATACACTCTGCCAATGTTTTGCATCGAGATTTGAAACCAAGCAACCTACTACTGAATGCTGACTGTGACCTCAAGATTTGTGACTTTGGACTTGCAAGAACCACCTCAGAGACAGATTTCATGACAGAATATGTTGTTACCCGGTGGTATCGAGCCCCTGAATTGCTACTCAACTGTTCAGAATATACTGCAGCCATTGATATCTGGTCAGTTGGTTGCATTTTGATGGAGATCCTTAGAAGAGAGCCACTTTTTCCTGGTAAAGACTATGTTCAGCAGCTGGTGCTTATAACTGAg CTATTAGGTTCCCCGGAAGATTCAGATCTTGGATTTCTTAGAAGTGATAATGCTAGGAAGTATGTCAAGCAGCTCCCTTGTGTTCCAAAGCAACCTTTCTCAGAGAAGTTTCCTAACATATCTCCAATAGCCATGGATCTTGTGGAAAAAATGCTAGTTTTTGATCCAAGCAAGCGCATAACTG TTGAGGAAGCCTTGAATCACCCATTTTTGTTGCCTCTCCATGAGATCAACGAGGAGCCCATCTGCCCCTCTCCTTTCATCTTCGATTTTGAACAATCATCCTTAAGTGAAGACGATATAAAGGAACTCATATGGAATGAGTCTCTGAATTTCAACCCTGATGAGATGCTGGAGTGA